From a single Osmerus eperlanus chromosome 8, fOsmEpe2.1, whole genome shotgun sequence genomic region:
- the rgs6 gene encoding LOW QUALITY PROTEIN: regulator of G-protein signaling 6 (The sequence of the model RefSeq protein was modified relative to this genomic sequence to represent the inferred CDS: inserted 1 base in 1 codon): protein MIVYRKIEDIITRIQDETEGVPIRTVKSFLSKIPSVVTGTDIVQWLMKNLXIEDPVEAIHIGSLIAAQGYFFPISDHVLALKDDGTFFRFQAPYFWPSNCWEPENTDYAIYLCKRTMQNKTRLELADYEAENLARLQRAFARKWKFIFMQAEAQVKIDRKKDKTERKILDSQERAFWDVHRPVPGCVNTTDMDIRKCRRMKNPQRVKKSVYGQSEEAFSDSPAHTPSQPPRKGTKDDVEKEILFLNTQLDRHCMKMSKVAESLMTYTEQHLEYDPFVTVPEPSNPWVSDDCSSWDQEASKDPSQQRVRKWGFSLDEALKDPAGRDQFLKFLESEFSSENLRFWMAVQDLKRRPLQDVSERAQEIWVEFLAEGAPSSINLDSHSYERTSQNLREPGRYSYEDAQAHIYKLMKSDSYTRFLRSNAYQDLLLAKKKPETEQGRRTSLEKFTRSVGKSLTGKRLTGLMQSS from the exons atCGAGGACATCATCACACGCATCCAAGACGAAACAGAGGGCGTCCCCATCAGAACCGTCAAGAGCTTCCTGTCCAAGATCCCCAGCGTGGTCACTG GGACTGATATTGTGCAGTGGCTGATGAAGAACC GCATTGAGGATCCAG TGGAGGCCATCCACATTGGCAGCCTCATCGCTGCCCAGGGATACTTCTTCCCCATCTCAGACCATGTCCTGGCACTAAAGGATGACGGCACCTTCTTCCGCTTCCAG gCTCCATATTTCTGGCCGTCTAATTGCTGGGAACCTGAGAACACAGACTATG CGATCTATCTGTGCAAGCGGACCATGCAGAACAAGACCAGGCTGGAGCTTGCTGACTATGAGGCG GAGAACCTCGCCAGGCTCCAGAGAGCCTTCGCCAGAAAGTGGAAGTTCATCTTCATGCAAGCGGAGGCTCAGGTTAA GATAGACAGGAAAAAGgacaagacagagaggaagatccTGGACAGTCAGGAACGAGCTTTCTGGGACGTCCACCGACCtgtg CCGGGCTGTGTaaacaccacagacatggatatCAGGAAGTGCAGACGCATGAAGAACCCTCAGAGAGTGAAGAAG TCGGTGTATGGGCAGTCGGAGGAAGCATTTTCCGACAGCCCTGCACACACGCCTTCACAACCCCCCCGGAAAGGCACCAAAGATGACGTGGAGAAAGAG ATTCTGTTTCTAAACACCCAGCTGGATAGACATTGTATGAAAATGTCCAAAGTTGCTGAAAG tctgatGACCTACACAGAGCAGCACCTGGAGTATGACCCGTTTGTGACGGTCCCAGAACCCTCTAACCCCTGGGTCAGCGACGACTGCTCCTCCTGGGACCAGGAGGCCAG taAGGACCCCAGTCAGCAGCGCGTCAGGAAGTGGGGCTTCTCTCTGGACGAGGCTCTGAAAGACCCTGCAGGCCGAGACCAGTTCCTCAAGTTCCTCGAGTCCGAGTTCAGCTCCGAGAACCTGAG GTTCTGGATGGCAGTGCAGGATCTGAAACGTCGCCCCCTGCAGGACGTGTCTGAGCGAGCGCAGGAGATCTGGGTGGAGTTCCTGGCGGAGGGAGCGCCCAGCTCCATCAACCTGGACTCCCACAGCTACGAACGCACCAGCCAGAACCTGAGAGAGCCGGGCCGCTACAGCTACGAGGACGcccag GCCCACATCTATAAGCTGATGAAAAGTGACAGCTACACGCGGTTCCTGCGCTCCAATGCCTACCAGGACCTCTTGCTCGCTAAAAAGAAG CCTGAGACCGAACAGGGCCGACGTACGTCCTTGGAGAAGTTCACACGCTCAGTG GGTAAGTCCCTGACAGGGAAGCGTCTGACAGGCCTCATGCAGTCCTCCTGA
- the dpf3 gene encoding zinc finger protein DPF3 isoform X3: MATVIQNPLSSLGDQFYREAIEHCRSYNARLCAERSVRMPFLDSQTGVAQNNCYIWMEQRHRQPGQAAGQMYTYPARCWRKKRRLHPPLDPQLRLCELRLEAELAPKREAPPGEATALEALLRGEGLLEKKSNMSKEEETLLEIQRVLEADENGDGFHDDEDFEVDTPKRKHRNKGRVSGRGSGRRRTEAVANDDQDKPYVCDICGKRYKNRPGLSYHYAHTHLAEEEGEEEREDEVAPSPPPRPDNHKPQKGPDGSIIPNDYCDFCLGDQDSNRKTGQAEDLVSCSDCGRSGHPTCLQFTDNMMQAVRTYQWQCIECKSCSLCGTSENDDQLLFCDDCDRGYHMYCLKPPMTQPPEGSWSCHLCLALLKDKASAYEEP; this comes from the exons ACTGGGGGACCAGTTCTACAGAGAGGCCATAGAGCACTGTCGCAGCTACAATGCCCGTCTCTGCGCCGAGCGAAGTGTCCGCATGCCCTTCCTGGACTCTCAGACAGGGGTGGCCCAAAACAACTGCTACATCTGGATGGAACAGCGCCACCGACAGCCAG GTCAGGCTGCAGGACAGATGTACACCTACCCCGCGCGCTGCTGGAGGAAGAAAAGGCGTCTGCACCCTCCTCTTGATCCCCAGCTACGCCTGTGTGAGCTCAGACTCG AGGCCGAGTTGGCCCCGAAGCGGGAGGCCCCTCCTGGGGAGGCGACAGCCCTGGAGGCcctgctgagaggagaggggctgctgGAGAAGAAGAGCAACATGAGCAAGGAGGAGGAAACCCTTCTGGAGATCCAG AGGGTCCTGGAAGCCGACGAGAACGGGGACGGTTTCCATGACGACGAGGACTTTGAAGTGGACACTCCAAAGAGGAAGCACAGAAACAAAGgcagagtgagt GGTCGAGGTTCTGgtcggaggaggacagaggcggTTGCCAATGACGACCAGGACAAACCTTACGTCTGTGACA TCTGTGGGAAGCGCTACAAGAACCGTCCGGGGCTGAGCTACCACTATGCCCACACCCAcctggcagaggaggagggggaggaggagagggaggacgaggTGGCCCCGTCCCCCCCACCACGGCCAGACAACCACAAAC CTCAGAAAGGCCCAGATGGTTCCATCATCCCTAACGACTACTGTGACTTCTGCCTGGGGGACCAGGACTCCAACCGGAAGACCGGCCAGGCCGAGGACCTGGTGTCCTGCTCCGACTGCGGACGCTCTG gTCACCCCACCTGTCTACAGTTCACAGACAACATGATGCAGGCCGTCAGGACCTACCAGTGGCAGTGTATAGAGTGCAAATCCTGCAGCCTCTGTGGCACCTCAGAGAATGAC GACCAGCTGCTGTTCTGTGACGACTGTGATCGTGGGTACCACATGTACTGTCTGAAGCCTCCTATGACCCAGCCCCCTGAAG ggagCTGGAGCTGTCACCTGTGTCTGGCTCTGTTAAAGGACAAGGCTTCAGCCTACGAAGAGCCCTAA
- the dpf3 gene encoding zinc finger protein DPF3 isoform X2, which translates to MATVIQNPLSSLGDQFYREAIEHCRSYNARLCAERSVRMPFLDSQTGVAQNNCYIWMEQRHRQPGQAAGQMYTYPARCWRKKRRLHPPLDPQLRLCELRLEAELAPKREAPPGEATALEALLRGEGLLEKKSNMSKEEETLLEIQRVLEADENGDGFHDDEDFEVDTPKRKHRNKGRGRGSGRRRTEAVANDDQDKPYVCDNRNKQKHNSKSADSVCGKRYKNRPGLSYHYAHTHLAEEEGEEEREDEVAPSPPPRPDNHKPQKGPDGSIIPNDYCDFCLGDQDSNRKTGQAEDLVSCSDCGRSGHPTCLQFTDNMMQAVRTYQWQCIECKSCSLCGTSENDDQLLFCDDCDRGYHMYCLKPPMTQPPEGSWSCHLCLALLKDKASAYEEP; encoded by the exons ACTGGGGGACCAGTTCTACAGAGAGGCCATAGAGCACTGTCGCAGCTACAATGCCCGTCTCTGCGCCGAGCGAAGTGTCCGCATGCCCTTCCTGGACTCTCAGACAGGGGTGGCCCAAAACAACTGCTACATCTGGATGGAACAGCGCCACCGACAGCCAG GTCAGGCTGCAGGACAGATGTACACCTACCCCGCGCGCTGCTGGAGGAAGAAAAGGCGTCTGCACCCTCCTCTTGATCCCCAGCTACGCCTGTGTGAGCTCAGACTCG AGGCCGAGTTGGCCCCGAAGCGGGAGGCCCCTCCTGGGGAGGCGACAGCCCTGGAGGCcctgctgagaggagaggggctgctgGAGAAGAAGAGCAACATGAGCAAGGAGGAGGAAACCCTTCTGGAGATCCAG AGGGTCCTGGAAGCCGACGAGAACGGGGACGGTTTCCATGACGACGAGGACTTTGAAGTGGACACTCCAAAGAGGAAGCACAGAAACAAAGgcaga GGTCGAGGTTCTGgtcggaggaggacagaggcggTTGCCAATGACGACCAGGACAAACCTTACGTCTGTGACA acagaaacaaacaaaagcatAACTCAAAATCCGCTGACTCAG TCTGTGGGAAGCGCTACAAGAACCGTCCGGGGCTGAGCTACCACTATGCCCACACCCAcctggcagaggaggagggggaggaggagagggaggacgaggTGGCCCCGTCCCCCCCACCACGGCCAGACAACCACAAAC CTCAGAAAGGCCCAGATGGTTCCATCATCCCTAACGACTACTGTGACTTCTGCCTGGGGGACCAGGACTCCAACCGGAAGACCGGCCAGGCCGAGGACCTGGTGTCCTGCTCCGACTGCGGACGCTCTG gTCACCCCACCTGTCTACAGTTCACAGACAACATGATGCAGGCCGTCAGGACCTACCAGTGGCAGTGTATAGAGTGCAAATCCTGCAGCCTCTGTGGCACCTCAGAGAATGAC GACCAGCTGCTGTTCTGTGACGACTGTGATCGTGGGTACCACATGTACTGTCTGAAGCCTCCTATGACCCAGCCCCCTGAAG ggagCTGGAGCTGTCACCTGTGTCTGGCTCTGTTAAAGGACAAGGCTTCAGCCTACGAAGAGCCCTAA
- the dpf3 gene encoding zinc finger protein DPF3 isoform X1 translates to MATVIQNPLSSLGDQFYREAIEHCRSYNARLCAERSVRMPFLDSQTGVAQNNCYIWMEQRHRQPGQAAGQMYTYPARCWRKKRRLHPPLDPQLRLCELRLEAELAPKREAPPGEATALEALLRGEGLLEKKSNMSKEEETLLEIQRVLEADENGDGFHDDEDFEVDTPKRKHRNKGRVSGRGSGRRRTEAVANDDQDKPYVCDNRNKQKHNSKSADSVCGKRYKNRPGLSYHYAHTHLAEEEGEEEREDEVAPSPPPRPDNHKPQKGPDGSIIPNDYCDFCLGDQDSNRKTGQAEDLVSCSDCGRSGHPTCLQFTDNMMQAVRTYQWQCIECKSCSLCGTSENDDQLLFCDDCDRGYHMYCLKPPMTQPPEGSWSCHLCLALLKDKASAYEEP, encoded by the exons ACTGGGGGACCAGTTCTACAGAGAGGCCATAGAGCACTGTCGCAGCTACAATGCCCGTCTCTGCGCCGAGCGAAGTGTCCGCATGCCCTTCCTGGACTCTCAGACAGGGGTGGCCCAAAACAACTGCTACATCTGGATGGAACAGCGCCACCGACAGCCAG GTCAGGCTGCAGGACAGATGTACACCTACCCCGCGCGCTGCTGGAGGAAGAAAAGGCGTCTGCACCCTCCTCTTGATCCCCAGCTACGCCTGTGTGAGCTCAGACTCG AGGCCGAGTTGGCCCCGAAGCGGGAGGCCCCTCCTGGGGAGGCGACAGCCCTGGAGGCcctgctgagaggagaggggctgctgGAGAAGAAGAGCAACATGAGCAAGGAGGAGGAAACCCTTCTGGAGATCCAG AGGGTCCTGGAAGCCGACGAGAACGGGGACGGTTTCCATGACGACGAGGACTTTGAAGTGGACACTCCAAAGAGGAAGCACAGAAACAAAGgcagagtgagt GGTCGAGGTTCTGgtcggaggaggacagaggcggTTGCCAATGACGACCAGGACAAACCTTACGTCTGTGACA acagaaacaaacaaaagcatAACTCAAAATCCGCTGACTCAG TCTGTGGGAAGCGCTACAAGAACCGTCCGGGGCTGAGCTACCACTATGCCCACACCCAcctggcagaggaggagggggaggaggagagggaggacgaggTGGCCCCGTCCCCCCCACCACGGCCAGACAACCACAAAC CTCAGAAAGGCCCAGATGGTTCCATCATCCCTAACGACTACTGTGACTTCTGCCTGGGGGACCAGGACTCCAACCGGAAGACCGGCCAGGCCGAGGACCTGGTGTCCTGCTCCGACTGCGGACGCTCTG gTCACCCCACCTGTCTACAGTTCACAGACAACATGATGCAGGCCGTCAGGACCTACCAGTGGCAGTGTATAGAGTGCAAATCCTGCAGCCTCTGTGGCACCTCAGAGAATGAC GACCAGCTGCTGTTCTGTGACGACTGTGATCGTGGGTACCACATGTACTGTCTGAAGCCTCCTATGACCCAGCCCCCTGAAG ggagCTGGAGCTGTCACCTGTGTCTGGCTCTGTTAAAGGACAAGGCTTCAGCCTACGAAGAGCCCTAA
- the dpf3 gene encoding zinc finger protein DPF3 isoform X4, producing MATVIQNPLSSLGDQFYREAIEHCRSYNARLCAERSVRMPFLDSQTGVAQNNCYIWMEQRHRQPGQAAGQMYTYPARCWRKKRRLHPPLDPQLRLCELRLEAELAPKREAPPGEATALEALLRGEGLLEKKSNMSKEEETLLEIQRVLEADENGDGFHDDEDFEVDTPKRKHRNKGRGRGSGRRRTEAVANDDQDKPYVCDICGKRYKNRPGLSYHYAHTHLAEEEGEEEREDEVAPSPPPRPDNHKPQKGPDGSIIPNDYCDFCLGDQDSNRKTGQAEDLVSCSDCGRSGHPTCLQFTDNMMQAVRTYQWQCIECKSCSLCGTSENDDQLLFCDDCDRGYHMYCLKPPMTQPPEGSWSCHLCLALLKDKASAYEEP from the exons ACTGGGGGACCAGTTCTACAGAGAGGCCATAGAGCACTGTCGCAGCTACAATGCCCGTCTCTGCGCCGAGCGAAGTGTCCGCATGCCCTTCCTGGACTCTCAGACAGGGGTGGCCCAAAACAACTGCTACATCTGGATGGAACAGCGCCACCGACAGCCAG GTCAGGCTGCAGGACAGATGTACACCTACCCCGCGCGCTGCTGGAGGAAGAAAAGGCGTCTGCACCCTCCTCTTGATCCCCAGCTACGCCTGTGTGAGCTCAGACTCG AGGCCGAGTTGGCCCCGAAGCGGGAGGCCCCTCCTGGGGAGGCGACAGCCCTGGAGGCcctgctgagaggagaggggctgctgGAGAAGAAGAGCAACATGAGCAAGGAGGAGGAAACCCTTCTGGAGATCCAG AGGGTCCTGGAAGCCGACGAGAACGGGGACGGTTTCCATGACGACGAGGACTTTGAAGTGGACACTCCAAAGAGGAAGCACAGAAACAAAGgcaga GGTCGAGGTTCTGgtcggaggaggacagaggcggTTGCCAATGACGACCAGGACAAACCTTACGTCTGTGACA TCTGTGGGAAGCGCTACAAGAACCGTCCGGGGCTGAGCTACCACTATGCCCACACCCAcctggcagaggaggagggggaggaggagagggaggacgaggTGGCCCCGTCCCCCCCACCACGGCCAGACAACCACAAAC CTCAGAAAGGCCCAGATGGTTCCATCATCCCTAACGACTACTGTGACTTCTGCCTGGGGGACCAGGACTCCAACCGGAAGACCGGCCAGGCCGAGGACCTGGTGTCCTGCTCCGACTGCGGACGCTCTG gTCACCCCACCTGTCTACAGTTCACAGACAACATGATGCAGGCCGTCAGGACCTACCAGTGGCAGTGTATAGAGTGCAAATCCTGCAGCCTCTGTGGCACCTCAGAGAATGAC GACCAGCTGCTGTTCTGTGACGACTGTGATCGTGGGTACCACATGTACTGTCTGAAGCCTCCTATGACCCAGCCCCCTGAAG ggagCTGGAGCTGTCACCTGTGTCTGGCTCTGTTAAAGGACAAGGCTTCAGCCTACGAAGAGCCCTAA